Within the Octopus sinensis unplaced genomic scaffold, ASM634580v1 Contig10669, whole genome shotgun sequence genome, the region ATTTAGCACCATCATGGATTGGAAGTAACGtatttagacatacatatatgaatgcaagtTTAAGCCGACCATTTTCGTaggtaaaaatataaagtaaaatactttattttattataagcaatatacttataataaaattaaataaacgtCCCTCACTAGCACGATTTATAAACATTGCCTTTTAGTAAATGTTTATATTGGTATTAATTTGATACTGATCATTCCATAGTGgttacttcttttcatttttaccagtacacatgcacgcactcacatgcaTTTTATAAGTACTCAGAAATAactgtgcatacatgtgtgtgtatgagtgtgtgtgtgtatgtgtgtgcgtgcgtgtgtgtgtgctcttatgAAAGATAGGATACAATAAAATACGAACTTTCAAATCTGtgcccttttctctctctctctctttgtgtgtgtataaatacatacatacatatatgtatgtctgtatttcattctcttttatttcctctctctctctttcctcctctctcttttctttttaatagctTAACTTAGGAATTCATAATCTTGACTGAGGTTGGatttccaaataataataaaatatatatatatatatatataaatatagataaaataaaaaaaaaaacactgagacATTGGCTGTAATAGAAGCGTGcaacaccttttttctttttgttttgatttcgTTAACAGCTTCTATATCGACTAGAGTTTTTTGGTTGGGGTAtcgaaaattagaaatattgtacAGAGTAAATGTATATGATGAATGATTATTTTTTTAGCGTtttttagaaggaaaaaaaaaacaatactgaaAAATACGACGTTTGGAAGACGATAAACATACattaataattttatcaaaaacaatttttaaaaaaatgatggtgGCAATTCTCTTTCGATGCAAACAAAATGGCAGGGAAAAGAAATTGTCATATTGCTGAGTGAAACAATGAATATTGCTGTTGAAACTTGTTATTCAGTATCATCACAGTTTTAATCGAGTGATCAGTGATCAAAGACGTTTAAGCTATAGCCATCCCGTCTTTCATATTCTGACAGtcatttaggactacattatccactgTGATCCTCCGATAAGGTCAGAATTAGGAAAGGTATCCTCCGATAAGGTCAGAATTTGGAACGGTAGTTGGCTGCACGCATGAGTCGTATTTCTTCCGCATGCATGAATATAAGTTGTCATTATAAAATCTCTGAAGTTCTTCTTTCTGggaattgtttatttacttaaatatTCAGTCGAGACTGTTTTTGCATGGCGAAAATTACGAAGAGCACCCTGTATTTTTCGCTTCTGTCTGTACTTAGTACAacttcagcaaatattctactgagATTGCAGCGTTGAGGATGGTGAATATGTTCatgataatgaataatgatgaagatgaagataatgatgatgaagatgaggataatgatgacgacgatgatgattctgTAATGTCGTTTATATTAGGGTCATCAACACAACTTCCGAAATACTTCAGATATTTAAAtcttagaagaatatatatatatatataattatatatatatatatatatatataagttttagttAGGATATTGCACATCTTTATTTTTTGACTATGCTTATCATGATTTTATGTTTGTGTAGTGATCTATCCACATGCTCTCActatttgtctgtcagtctgttagtctgtctgtctctgtttgtctgtccctgtctgtctgtttgcctgtctgtctgtctgtctctctctctctacccctctctttTTCAATCTATCTACTTAGgagtgtatatttgtttttgtgtagctttatatgtctgtgtttatatgtttgtgcatgtctgcctaatgtaaatatataagtgaCTTTTGACTTCTCTTTCGCTGTATTGCAATATCatcatgcttgtatatatatatatatatatatatatatatatataatatatatatatatgtacatgcctatgAACATCGCAGGATCGTATACacgttcataaatatttatacatatacggaagaaaatatatgcatatgtacactcacatacattagCATTTACATATTGCTTTGATCAGGAAACATTTAATTTccaatattattcattttttaacgAGATCTTGAAAGTTAGATAATGATATTGGGATATTTTTGAGCAAGTTCAAGACTCCCAATTTAAACGGGAGTGGGAAATTGGACATTGTAGTGGGTTTGTTTTTCTCATTAGCATTGTTAGAGTAAGTGAAGTGAGATTACTTCAACCATGTATCAGAACCAGTTCAATGACGGATTTGGTCGGCCGGGTATTTACTTCTTACTCTAAGGAAATCACCTCAAACGAGGCAataatattctcttattcttttactcgtttcagtcagctgactgtggccatgctggagcaccaccttgaatacattaatctttttttttttcatatgaagATTCTATCGTACGAGTCGATGACAGCTACTTTCCTCGTGTTTCGAAAGTAGCGACATTCTAGAGAATGTCTTCGTACATGCTTTACAGCTGTATTTTTTTACGTCTGAATGTGTTTGGAAATGAGCTCTGAGATTTGATCTATCGGCGAATGCTCGGCCACAATGAGTACATTTAAAAGGCTTTTCTCCAGTATGTGTCCTTATGTGGCCCTGCAGTAACCAAGGTCTAGAAAAGGCTTTACCGCATACTTTACACTTGCACGGAAGTGTATGAGTCCGAATATGCATTTTCAACGCACCAAGAGACAGGTATGTCTTGTTGCAGTATTTACAATTAAATTCTTTTTTCACTTGAGTGCTGCAATGATACTGTTTGTGTCTGGAAAGACCACTTAATGTAGAATAGCTTTTGTTGCATGCT harbors:
- the LOC115228477 gene encoding zinc finger protein SNAI2-like gives rise to the protein MNMSPTSSLEHSPRSIDSTVSVEKRKARNSSDSELTSRFVCEACNKSYSTLSGLSRHKQYHCSTQVKKEFNCKYCNKTYLSLGALKMHIRTHTLPCKCKVCGKAFSRPWLLQGHIRTHTGEKPFKCTHCGRAFADRSNLRAHFQTHSDVKKYSCKACTKTFSRMSLLSKHEESSCHRLVR